From Rutidosis leptorrhynchoides isolate AG116_Rl617_1_P2 chromosome 3, CSIRO_AGI_Rlap_v1, whole genome shotgun sequence, a single genomic window includes:
- the LOC139899948 gene encoding transcription factor TGA2.1-like has translation MKANKNCHGSTDITNFFRYYKEWCSTFDNLILTLQRQISTTILMNDNYNELLQLKRISVKTCVMSIINNTWMPQALTSVMWIGGIRPSDILTLILNHVELYTNQSEKINLLKKTTTKDENNISNKVDLLKQNISQTFVGHSFVYKGDDPASSKYHNQMFE, from the exons ATGAAGGCAAACAAAAATTGTCATGGATCTACAg ACATTACAAATTTCTTTAGATACTATAAGGAATGGTGTTCAACATTTGACAATCTTATTCTAACACTGCAAAGGCAAATATCGACAACAATTCTGATGAACGATAATTACAATGAGCTATTACAACTTAAGAGAATATCTGTGAAGACATGTGTAATGTCTATAATCAACAACACATGGATGCCACAAGCATTAACATCTGTTATGTGGATTGGTGGAATTCGTCCATCAGATATCCTTACG CTAATATTGAATCATGTGGAATTGTATACTAATCAGTCGGAGAAAATAAATTTACTAAAAAAAACTACAACCAAAGATGAAAACAACATCTCAAATAAAGTTGATTTGTTGAAACAAAATATATCACAAACATTTGTTGGACACTCATTTGTTTATAAAGGCGATGATCCGGCTTCGTCAAAATATCATAATCAAATGTTTGAGTAA